The Nostoc sp. 'Lobaria pulmonaria (5183) cyanobiont' genome window below encodes:
- a CDS encoding response regulator, protein MSLDTRYPLNLPVNAPPLRVLIVEDDPMMQLGLEQSLMAHPQLEIVGQAEDGYLGVQAALQLKPDLVVMDIGLPRLDGIAATQQIKAALPATHVVMLTSHQTETEIIAALSSGADAYCIKGASVERLLSAIAAAVDGAAYLDPQIARRVIDNLKPPSPTTNTANLSGRELEVLKLMVDGLSNPEIAEKLYLSPNTIKTHVRGIMNKLAVDDRVQAAVVALRSGLV, encoded by the coding sequence ATGTCTTTAGATACTCGCTATCCCTTAAATTTACCGGTCAATGCTCCGCCATTGCGCGTGTTAATTGTCGAAGACGATCCGATGATGCAATTGGGATTAGAGCAATCATTAATGGCTCATCCTCAGTTGGAGATTGTTGGACAAGCAGAAGATGGTTATTTGGGAGTTCAAGCCGCACTGCAACTGAAACCTGATTTGGTGGTTATGGATATTGGATTGCCGCGATTGGATGGCATTGCCGCAACACAGCAAATTAAGGCGGCGCTGCCAGCAACTCATGTGGTGATGTTAACATCTCATCAAACGGAGACAGAAATTATTGCAGCACTATCTAGCGGTGCAGATGCGTATTGTATAAAAGGTGCAAGTGTGGAAAGATTGTTAAGTGCGATCGCGGCCGCAGTCGATGGTGCAGCCTATCTCGATCCTCAAATTGCACGGCGAGTAATTGATAATCTCAAACCGCCTTCACCCACCACCAACACCGCCAACTTATCTGGGCGCGAGTTAGAAGTGTTAAAGCTGATGGTAGACGGGTTGAGTAACCCAGAGATTGCCGAAAAACTCTATCTCAGTCCCAACACCATCAAAACTCACGTCCGGGGGATTATGAATAAATTAGCAGTGGACGATCGCGTGCAAGCAGCAGTTGTGGCACTGCGTTCTGGCTTGGTTTAA
- the era gene encoding GTPase Era, producing the protein MRVEPKVTSIENYTFSFSGEVTIPQAPPEFKSGFIGIVGRPNVGKSTLMNQLVGQKIAITSPVAQTTRNRLRGVLTTPEAQLIFVDTPGIHKPHHQLGEVLVQNAKIAIESVDVVLFVVDGSVACGSGDRYIADLLSRSKTPVILGMNKIDQQPADSQFLDDSYAQMAQSHEWEIVKFSAKTSTGLPQLQELLIKHLEIGPLYYPPDLVTDQPERFIMGELIREQILLLTREEVPHSVAIAIDLVEETPSITRVLATINVERDSQKGILIGKGGGMLKAIGSEAREQIQKLIAGKVYLELFVKVQPKWRQSRISLAELGYRVEE; encoded by the coding sequence ATGAGGGTGGAGCCAAAGGTGACTAGTATTGAAAATTACACTTTCTCTTTTTCAGGAGAAGTAACAATTCCCCAGGCTCCTCCTGAATTCAAATCAGGTTTTATCGGCATTGTTGGTCGTCCAAATGTCGGTAAATCCACTTTGATGAATCAGTTAGTAGGACAAAAAATTGCCATTACATCACCAGTAGCACAAACTACACGTAACCGTTTGCGCGGTGTATTAACTACACCAGAAGCGCAGTTAATATTTGTAGATACGCCAGGAATTCATAAGCCCCATCATCAATTGGGCGAAGTATTGGTGCAAAATGCCAAAATTGCCATTGAATCGGTAGATGTAGTGTTATTTGTGGTAGATGGATCTGTGGCTTGTGGCTCGGGCGATCGCTATATTGCCGATTTGCTCAGTCGCAGCAAAACACCAGTAATTCTGGGTATGAACAAAATCGACCAACAACCTGCTGATTCGCAGTTTCTAGATGATAGCTACGCTCAAATGGCCCAGTCCCATGAATGGGAAATAGTGAAATTTTCTGCCAAGACTAGTACCGGATTACCGCAACTTCAAGAATTATTAATTAAACATTTAGAAATTGGACCATTATATTATCCTCCCGACTTAGTAACTGACCAGCCAGAACGCTTTATTATGGGTGAATTAATCCGAGAACAAATTTTATTGTTGACTCGTGAAGAAGTACCCCATTCAGTTGCGATCGCCATTGATTTAGTAGAAGAAACTCCCAGCATTACTCGCGTACTTGCTACCATCAACGTCGAGCGTGATTCCCAAAAAGGCATACTCATTGGCAAAGGTGGAGGAATGCTCAAAGCAATTGGTAGTGAAGCCCGCGAACAAATTCAAAAGTTAATCGCTGGCAAAGTTTACCTAGAATTGTTTGTAAAAGTCCAGCCAAAATGGCGACAGTCGCGGATTAGTTTAGCAGAGTTAGGCTATCGCGTGGAAGAATAA